In Corynebacterium afermentans subsp. afermentans, a genomic segment contains:
- a CDS encoding glycosyltransferase — protein sequence MTAKEEGTDMKLVDVSVVIGFRDWGLQRIQLAVKSIQQSFGRFNGEVIISDYGSIDPKANESLAKELGCKYVYTDGAEVWSRSRALNAGFAISDGKLLVSTDADMVFTPKAFEKIVETAIAQPQAAYFLQCRDLPKGMDDEWVAANPTAWDEMERNSRLRPRWGMGGMMAISRRGFFEIRGFDERFHTYGGEDLDFAKRARRAGFKTVWVNDPDVRMYHMWHPSTRAIVDQTEEGRATVQRNRDIVYNDESFVRNYLQWDHKPKDAPPLVTVAICTHNRADLIGESIQSVLFQSMQDFEIVIVDDGGDDNTKEVVEAFGDERIRYFWQENAGISAARNLAAEKSRGIYTAVLDDDDLMHPRRLEWHIGGLVPGTVGNVGSFVNFDDTTGELKLIVSKKPSIETAMANGTAPGHSTWMLRTDVIRSLKYDETLTSGVDNNIMLRLLRSGLKLTHVGKPVTFRRMHSRQVTVTDTDRQLASASSALKFIQWHLNPGDLKNVANAAKEMGEYPQTAPREEMLKDADLFLPDHLANRDLILAAPANAPLPEKWDGDLVRAEVSLGTKDGSVAPLAVVRNATFSDIVSARQADLDFTVSARAVREESALNSMNQVELLLKSVDSVIANEGLQKEFILIRRDDTTGVKNLPWVVQVCDAEEVERAVTEGSDWMIFGNEYWESENADK from the coding sequence ATGACAGCTAAAGAAGAGGGAACTGACATGAAGCTGGTTGATGTTTCGGTTGTTATCGGCTTCCGGGACTGGGGTCTCCAGCGCATCCAGCTCGCAGTGAAGAGCATTCAGCAGTCGTTCGGTCGATTCAACGGTGAAGTGATCATCTCTGACTATGGGTCGATCGATCCTAAGGCCAATGAGTCGTTGGCGAAGGAACTCGGTTGCAAATATGTCTACACCGACGGAGCTGAAGTGTGGTCACGTTCTCGTGCGCTAAATGCGGGGTTTGCGATTAGCGACGGCAAACTACTTGTCTCTACCGACGCCGATATGGTGTTCACGCCAAAAGCATTCGAGAAGATCGTGGAAACGGCAATTGCCCAGCCGCAAGCGGCTTACTTCCTGCAGTGCCGTGATCTGCCCAAGGGGATGGATGATGAATGGGTAGCTGCGAACCCCACTGCGTGGGATGAAATGGAGCGTAACTCTCGCCTTCGGCCACGGTGGGGAATGGGCGGAATGATGGCGATTTCTCGTCGTGGATTCTTCGAAATCCGTGGCTTTGACGAGCGGTTTCATACCTATGGCGGGGAAGATCTCGACTTTGCCAAGCGGGCCCGCCGTGCGGGTTTCAAAACCGTCTGGGTTAACGACCCGGACGTGCGTATGTACCACATGTGGCATCCTTCGACGCGCGCGATCGTAGACCAGACCGAAGAGGGGCGGGCTACGGTGCAGAGGAACCGCGACATCGTTTACAACGATGAATCCTTTGTGCGCAATTATCTGCAGTGGGACCACAAACCTAAAGACGCTCCGCCGCTGGTGACAGTCGCCATATGTACTCACAACCGTGCTGACCTAATTGGCGAATCGATCCAATCGGTGCTGTTTCAGTCTATGCAGGACTTTGAAATTGTCATCGTTGACGATGGCGGCGATGACAACACCAAGGAGGTAGTGGAGGCGTTTGGCGACGAGCGGATCCGATACTTTTGGCAGGAAAATGCGGGCATCTCAGCAGCACGAAACCTCGCTGCTGAGAAGAGCCGAGGAATCTACACCGCTGTGCTAGACGACGATGATTTGATGCACCCACGTCGGCTGGAATGGCACATCGGCGGTTTGGTTCCTGGGACGGTGGGCAACGTGGGTTCGTTTGTCAACTTCGACGATACGACGGGAGAGTTAAAGCTGATCGTTTCGAAGAAGCCCTCGATTGAGACAGCGATGGCGAACGGTACAGCACCAGGGCACAGCACGTGGATGCTGCGCACCGACGTTATTCGGAGTCTCAAGTACGACGAAACGCTGACTAGTGGCGTAGACAACAACATCATGCTTCGACTTCTCCGCTCGGGTCTAAAGCTCACGCATGTCGGAAAACCGGTGACTTTCAGGCGCATGCACAGCAGGCAAGTAACCGTAACTGATACCGATCGTCAGCTTGCGAGCGCGAGTTCGGCTCTGAAGTTTATCCAGTGGCATCTCAATCCAGGTGACCTTAAGAATGTTGCGAACGCTGCAAAAGAAATGGGTGAGTATCCTCAAACTGCCCCGCGGGAAGAGATGCTTAAGGACGCGGACCTATTTCTCCCGGACCACTTAGCGAACCGCGACCTGATTCTGGCGGCACCAGCCAATGCGCCGCTACCCGAAAAATGGGACGGTGATTTGGTCCGGGCTGAGGTGTCGCTCGGGACTAAGGATGGGTCAGTCGCCCCTTTAGCGGTGGTGAGAAACGCTACTTTTAGCGACATAGTGTCTGCTCGACAAGCCGACCTTGATTTCACAGTGTCTGCTAGGGCAGTCCGTGAAGAATCGGCGTTAAATAGCATGAATCAGGTGGAGCTGCTTCTTAAGAGCGTCGACAGCGTAATCGCTAATGAGGGCCTTCAAAAGGAATTCATTTTGATCAGACGCGATGATACTACCGGGGTAAAGAACCTTCCCTGGGTGGTACAGGTTTGTGATGCCGAGGAAGTTGAGCGAGCTGTAACCGAAGGCTCTGATTGGATGATCTTCGGAAATGAGTACTGGGAGAGCGAAAATGCGGATAAGTAG
- a CDS encoding UDP-glucose dehydrogenase family protein, whose protein sequence is MRMTVIGTGYLGATHAACMAELGHEVLGVDVDATKIEALKNSKVPFYEPGLPEVLERNIDAGRLDFTTDFDEAAAFANVHFIGVGTPQQRGSYAADTRYVEAVIDDLVPQLEGEHLILGKSTVPVGTAAALQQRADKLAAEHGNKATVEIAWNPEFLREGYAVKDTIEPDRIVLGHRKNDTTAEQVAREVYATPLEHDTPFIVTDLQTAELVKVSANAFLATKISFINAVSEVCENVGADVTQLADAIGYDDRIGRKFLGAGLGFGGGCLPKDIRAFMARAGEVGADQALTFLREVDAINMRRRQRVIDLAREELGSVIGRNITVLGAAFKPNSDDVRDSPALAVAGQLSLAGASVRVYDPQGMDNARKVFPTLDYAVSLEDALRGAELVILATEWQEFKEMDPRWAAELVDKQLLIDGRNILNVTDWQDAGWQIRALGRS, encoded by the coding sequence ATGCGGATGACTGTGATTGGCACTGGTTACCTCGGCGCGACGCATGCAGCGTGCATGGCAGAACTTGGCCACGAGGTGCTGGGCGTTGATGTGGATGCAACCAAGATCGAGGCGCTGAAAAACTCCAAGGTGCCGTTCTACGAGCCGGGTTTGCCGGAGGTGCTCGAGCGCAACATCGACGCTGGCCGCCTGGACTTCACCACCGACTTTGACGAGGCCGCTGCGTTTGCCAACGTGCACTTCATTGGTGTGGGCACCCCGCAGCAGCGCGGCTCGTACGCGGCCGACACCCGCTACGTCGAAGCGGTTATCGACGATCTGGTGCCCCAGCTCGAAGGCGAGCACCTGATCCTGGGCAAGTCCACCGTCCCGGTCGGCACCGCCGCTGCCCTGCAGCAGCGCGCCGACAAACTCGCCGCCGAGCACGGCAACAAAGCGACCGTCGAGATCGCGTGGAACCCGGAGTTTCTGCGTGAGGGCTACGCGGTGAAAGACACTATTGAGCCGGACCGGATCGTGCTCGGACACCGCAAGAACGACACCACCGCAGAGCAAGTCGCCCGCGAGGTCTACGCCACCCCGCTGGAACACGACACTCCGTTTATCGTGACGGATTTGCAGACCGCGGAGCTGGTGAAAGTCTCCGCCAACGCCTTTTTGGCCACGAAGATCTCGTTCATCAACGCCGTGTCCGAGGTGTGCGAGAACGTCGGTGCGGACGTGACCCAGCTTGCGGACGCCATCGGCTACGACGACCGCATCGGGCGGAAGTTCCTCGGTGCCGGCCTCGGTTTCGGCGGCGGGTGTCTGCCCAAGGACATCCGTGCGTTCATGGCGCGCGCCGGCGAGGTCGGCGCCGACCAAGCACTGACCTTCCTGCGCGAGGTCGACGCGATCAACATGCGCCGCCGCCAGCGCGTGATCGACCTGGCGCGCGAGGAGCTCGGCAGCGTCATCGGCCGCAACATCACCGTGCTCGGTGCCGCGTTCAAGCCGAACTCGGACGACGTGCGCGACTCGCCGGCACTGGCTGTGGCCGGCCAGCTCTCGCTCGCCGGAGCATCCGTGCGCGTCTACGACCCGCAGGGCATGGACAACGCCCGCAAGGTCTTCCCCACCCTCGACTACGCCGTCAGCCTCGAAGACGCACTGCGCGGCGCGGAGCTGGTCATCCTCGCCACCGAATGGCAGGAGTTCAAGGAGATGGATCCGCGGTGGGCGGCGGAGCTCGTCGACAAGCAACTGCTCATCGACGGCCGAAACATCCTGAACGTCACCGACTGGCAAGACGCCGGCTGGCAGATCCGCGCCCTCGGCCGGAGCTGA
- the wecC gene encoding UDP-N-acetyl-D-mannosamine dehydrogenase, translating to MHVSFVGLGYIGLPTAVVLANSGVKVTGVDVNAGNVERINKGQVTIVEPGLEEELRRAIDSGNFSATTDQVAADAYILAVPTPFNDDYSVDMRFIYSAAEALAPQLKGGEIVVLESTSPPLTTEKMARHILNLREDLVADGEDNPDGKPTIYFAHCPERILPGYAMEELRTNDRIIGGMTPKATEMATEIYASFCRGELLKSDAVTAEMAKLTENSYRDVNIAFANELSLISDQLGIDVWELIELANHHPRVNILQPGPGVGGHCIAVDPWFIVSADPQNSKLIKQARLVNDSKPDWVVDKVSEALGDSTEAMVAVLGLAFKANIDDLRESPALEIANELASRFASNQILAVEPNIDALPASLTEHPNVTLTETSVAVESADVVLLLVDHDEFKSFDTSALAGKRVIDTKGIWR from the coding sequence GTGCACGTTTCTTTTGTCGGTCTCGGCTATATCGGGCTACCGACCGCAGTAGTTTTGGCAAACAGTGGTGTAAAAGTCACTGGTGTCGACGTGAACGCTGGCAATGTGGAGCGAATCAATAAGGGGCAGGTCACAATTGTTGAACCTGGGCTAGAGGAAGAGCTCCGTCGAGCGATTGACAGTGGGAACTTTTCTGCCACTACTGATCAGGTTGCGGCGGACGCGTACATCCTTGCGGTGCCGACCCCTTTCAATGACGACTACTCGGTCGATATGCGTTTTATATACAGTGCTGCGGAGGCGTTGGCACCGCAGCTTAAAGGCGGGGAAATTGTTGTCCTGGAATCGACTTCTCCGCCCTTGACTACGGAGAAGATGGCGCGCCATATTCTTAATTTGCGCGAAGATCTTGTAGCGGACGGGGAAGATAACCCTGACGGCAAACCGACGATCTATTTCGCGCACTGCCCGGAGCGCATTTTGCCGGGTTATGCCATGGAAGAACTGCGAACCAATGACCGTATCATTGGTGGCATGACGCCGAAGGCTACCGAGATGGCGACTGAGATCTACGCTTCTTTCTGTCGGGGAGAATTGCTGAAGTCTGATGCGGTCACGGCTGAAATGGCCAAGCTAACGGAGAATTCGTACCGAGACGTAAACATTGCGTTCGCTAACGAACTATCTCTGATTTCGGACCAACTGGGCATTGATGTTTGGGAGCTCATCGAACTTGCTAACCACCACCCGCGAGTTAACATATTGCAACCAGGGCCAGGAGTTGGTGGGCACTGTATCGCAGTAGACCCATGGTTTATCGTTTCGGCAGACCCCCAGAATTCGAAATTGATCAAGCAAGCGAGGTTGGTCAATGATTCCAAGCCGGATTGGGTAGTGGATAAAGTCTCCGAAGCATTAGGGGATTCGACCGAAGCAATGGTCGCTGTTCTCGGTTTAGCGTTCAAGGCAAATATTGATGACCTACGAGAATCACCCGCGTTAGAGATCGCGAACGAGCTCGCGTCTAGGTTTGCTAGTAATCAGATTCTTGCCGTAGAGCCAAATATCGATGCACTGCCTGCAAGCTTGACGGAGCACCCCAACGTCACACTTACAGAAACCAGTGTGGCCGTGGAGTCCGCGGACGTAGTCTTGCTGCTGGTCGATCACGACGAGTTTAAGAGCTTTGATACTTCGGCTCTCGCAGGCAAGCGCGTAATTGATACGAAGGGTATCTGGCGCTAG
- a CDS encoding ABC transporter ATP-binding protein encodes MQQSPKPTVIAKGLAKDYHLTTQGSRNAIFRSKMRTVRALHPLNFVSYAGESIGVLGRNGSGKSTLLRLIAGSEKPTAGTVLVSEQPTLLGVSAALQRNLSGRQNIRLGLLAMGLTPAEVNQMQTDIAEWAELDDAIDRPLSTYSSGMGARLKFAIATAVRSEILLVDEALSTGDSTFAGKAQERMDEFLDASGTVFLVSHSASTIKKNCTRAVWLHEGELVSEGPVSWVTHLYKRWSTAETRGDARTAAQILDYAKERYVPVDIRIENE; translated from the coding sequence ATGCAACAGTCTCCTAAACCCACGGTCATAGCGAAAGGGCTTGCGAAGGACTACCATCTCACGACTCAGGGGTCTAGAAATGCGATCTTCCGGTCAAAAATGAGGACGGTCAGAGCCCTACACCCGCTTAATTTTGTTTCTTATGCTGGTGAATCGATCGGCGTTCTAGGAAGAAACGGATCGGGCAAGTCAACGCTACTTAGGCTGATTGCTGGATCAGAAAAACCTACCGCTGGAACGGTTCTTGTTTCAGAGCAGCCTACGTTACTCGGTGTCTCGGCTGCTTTGCAGCGAAATTTGTCTGGTCGGCAAAATATTCGTTTGGGGCTACTGGCAATGGGGCTCACCCCAGCGGAGGTGAACCAAATGCAGACGGACATCGCAGAATGGGCGGAGTTGGATGATGCAATCGATCGTCCTTTGAGTACCTACTCATCGGGAATGGGAGCGAGACTGAAGTTCGCTATTGCGACTGCTGTGCGGTCCGAGATACTGCTCGTCGATGAAGCGCTCTCGACGGGTGACAGTACTTTTGCTGGCAAAGCTCAAGAGCGTATGGATGAATTCCTGGATGCCTCCGGAACGGTTTTTTTGGTTTCGCATTCGGCGTCGACAATCAAGAAGAACTGCACTCGAGCGGTGTGGCTCCACGAGGGTGAGCTGGTGTCCGAAGGTCCAGTTAGTTGGGTTACGCACCTTTATAAAAGGTGGAGTACGGCCGAAACACGAGGCGACGCACGTACTGCAGCGCAGATTTTGGACTACGCAAAGGAGAGGTATGTGCCTGTAGACATCCGTATCGAGAATGAATGA
- a CDS encoding ABC transporter permease translates to MTKSNGRSQVVVNGREPVTVEVNARDYLRLNARTALHRYLNEIYQWRHFIVSNARSRSLQSGSDMFLGRAWLVLQPLFDVLMYAVIFGLILRISRGIENYIGYLVIGVVFIRFVSRALNTSAGIVQSSKSLMSSFTFPRAAVVISALLRQMIDNFIPALVGVIVAFLFQYPNGPSITVLLIIPLYLMIHIFALGCMLIIARITAFIPDVKPLVTLLNRALFFGSGVFYSLERFDGHATLLAVMRANPVYQFLLAAREVTIYKSVPEANIMISLTCWTFGMLLFGLIFFWRAEERYATVS, encoded by the coding sequence ATGACCAAGTCGAACGGTCGGTCTCAGGTGGTTGTGAATGGACGCGAACCTGTCACCGTTGAGGTGAATGCGCGGGATTATTTGAGGCTTAATGCCAGAACGGCGTTGCACCGGTATCTGAACGAGATCTACCAATGGCGGCACTTTATTGTTTCGAACGCGCGAAGTAGGTCACTGCAATCAGGAAGCGACATGTTTCTTGGACGAGCTTGGCTTGTCCTCCAGCCGCTTTTTGACGTCTTAATGTATGCAGTGATTTTCGGCTTAATCCTTAGAATCTCTAGGGGAATTGAGAACTATATCGGTTACCTAGTGATCGGTGTAGTGTTCATACGGTTTGTATCCAGGGCCCTGAATACGTCAGCAGGAATCGTACAGTCGTCAAAGTCGCTGATGTCTTCGTTCACTTTCCCGAGAGCAGCGGTGGTGATCTCCGCGCTTCTACGTCAAATGATCGATAACTTTATACCTGCGTTGGTCGGGGTGATCGTGGCCTTCCTGTTTCAGTATCCGAATGGGCCATCAATAACAGTTCTATTGATCATCCCCCTGTATCTGATGATCCACATCTTTGCGCTCGGGTGCATGCTTATCATTGCACGTATCACTGCGTTCATTCCCGACGTCAAACCATTGGTTACTCTTTTAAATCGAGCGTTGTTCTTTGGTTCAGGTGTTTTCTACAGTCTCGAACGTTTTGACGGCCACGCGACTCTTTTAGCGGTGATGCGGGCAAACCCGGTGTACCAGTTTCTTTTGGCGGCACGTGAGGTGACCATTTACAAAAGCGTTCCGGAGGCTAACATAATGATCAGCCTCACTTGTTGGACATTCGGCATGCTGCTTTTTGGATTGATCTTCTTTTGGCGGGCGGAGGAGAGATATGCAACAGTCTCCTAA
- a CDS encoding heparinase II/III domain-containing protein codes for MFKESAVLPLLGGKGSKPSPILNRIADKALDNVIEPFPNYADVNFGPDFDWGHKEPGIETSYQLYLQNLRVVGTLLAVYEQTGVVDYLSKADEIVESWLQYVESGGSTEMTWYDHAVGARSRVLMQFLSAMEAADRPYDAERFSAILQKHAELLMDDSLHRMNNHGLMMDMALISLGLGMDRRDYVYRGIGRAESIFWQTFSETGMHQENSPEYHNMVSRMFRELEAFLNANDLSLGEDVLTKLRYAAKHMPRIAKPDGKVPNIGDSGSQRKLDSFNWDSFHDEMSGFTVLKDQSAEMYLAFICGYSAKAHKHADDLSVLLNYRSKDFFIDSGKYNYGKNKFRSFVVSYRGHSSFSAGRPYNRPDDNRYSRTIATDHFLDAKEVKLVSGYNDGFENAKLRRSVYALPGRKLILIRDQGASKANENWTHRFVLSPDVDVQELPDGTVKLINGDAEVFLAWDGPNKPNLTVEHGAIGDTSVKAVVSTATNRVVKTTHLVYTHSPSSKVDAILRISLGAPTSDRSVSTESHLMVSGSDGTRPYDLPSFDF; via the coding sequence ATGTTTAAGGAATCTGCTGTTTTGCCGCTACTCGGCGGAAAAGGTAGTAAACCATCGCCGATTCTAAATCGAATTGCGGATAAAGCTTTAGATAACGTCATCGAACCGTTTCCTAATTACGCTGATGTCAATTTTGGGCCGGATTTCGATTGGGGGCACAAAGAGCCTGGAATTGAGACCTCGTACCAACTGTATTTGCAGAACCTCCGCGTCGTTGGGACCTTGCTCGCAGTGTATGAACAAACGGGGGTAGTCGACTACCTATCTAAGGCAGATGAAATTGTCGAGAGTTGGTTGCAGTACGTCGAATCAGGCGGTTCAACCGAAATGACCTGGTACGATCACGCGGTTGGTGCTCGGTCCCGAGTCTTAATGCAATTTCTGTCTGCGATGGAGGCAGCTGACAGACCGTATGATGCGGAACGGTTTTCAGCGATTTTACAGAAGCATGCAGAGCTGCTAATGGACGACTCTTTGCACCGCATGAATAATCACGGGCTGATGATGGACATGGCTCTTATTTCTCTTGGCTTGGGAATGGACAGGCGGGATTATGTCTATCGTGGAATAGGGCGTGCTGAGAGTATTTTCTGGCAGACTTTCAGTGAAACTGGCATGCACCAGGAAAATTCTCCCGAGTACCATAATATGGTATCGCGCATGTTTCGCGAGCTCGAGGCGTTCCTGAACGCGAATGACTTGTCGCTTGGGGAAGATGTGTTGACCAAGCTCCGTTATGCTGCGAAACACATGCCGCGTATTGCTAAACCTGACGGGAAAGTGCCGAATATCGGCGACAGTGGAAGTCAGAGGAAACTTGACTCATTTAATTGGGACAGTTTCCATGATGAAATGAGCGGGTTCACGGTATTGAAGGATCAAAGTGCTGAAATGTACTTGGCCTTCATCTGCGGCTATTCTGCCAAGGCCCACAAGCATGCTGACGATTTGAGTGTTCTTCTGAACTACCGCTCAAAAGACTTCTTTATCGACTCGGGTAAGTACAATTACGGGAAGAATAAGTTTCGAAGTTTCGTGGTCTCATATCGCGGGCACTCGTCCTTCAGCGCTGGCAGACCCTATAATCGTCCTGACGATAACAGATACTCTAGAACAATTGCGACTGATCATTTCCTCGATGCCAAGGAAGTCAAGTTGGTTTCTGGGTACAATGACGGTTTCGAGAATGCGAAGTTGCGCCGATCGGTGTACGCGTTGCCTGGCCGGAAGCTTATTCTGATTCGAGATCAGGGTGCTTCGAAAGCGAATGAAAACTGGACCCACCGGTTTGTCTTGTCACCTGATGTCGATGTGCAAGAACTGCCGGACGGAACGGTGAAGTTGATTAATGGCGACGCAGAGGTCTTCCTCGCTTGGGATGGGCCCAATAAGCCGAATTTGACGGTGGAGCATGGGGCAATCGGGGATACAAGCGTGAAGGCGGTAGTATCGACCGCTACTAACAGAGTCGTGAAGACGACTCATCTTGTCTATACCCACTCACCGAGTAGTAAGGTCGATGCTATTTTGCGCATTTCGCTTGGTGCTCCCACGAGTGATCGTAGTGTCTCTACCGAAAGTCACCTGATGGTTAGTGGGTCGGATGGTACGCGGCCGTATGATTTGCCCTCTTTCGATTTTTAG
- a CDS encoding glycosyltransferase — protein sequence MKKSAVTNQLKRIKVLRASVQKAQNDLKKLREFTAGVVFRDAVNGRHDFFRPSIDRKAYMGRWEHYRPGTEERIQTLLENAAKLPKSNGQRWDNKRKVRIGLVADTFLYESLEPAANFVPLTPSNYETELERVDLLLVVSTWRGLDGEWHGAAMKSSPKRKLIEFELIPLAKDKGIPVAFYSKEDPPNYDRFISLAKKADVVFTSAIEKIDDYRDDLNRDIPVFPLRFGVNYEKHNPLGCMRHQGRELVFAGSWMGHKYEERTKAAMEIFQGVNDSESSLTIVDRNLNLDPKKFSDPDRYLYPEVYLPNLHGPLEHDEVLTLQKLLPLGLNLNSVIGSQTMFANRVVELLAMGTLVLSNYSVGVNSLYPYVAQLHSSDDTTRFIDALTPEYIRYCQVEGIRDVFNNDTAFDRIDEILAAVGLTGEKATHRILVVADSKESFERFSASQATERPLSYVPTNEAEAIVGSADGDLVINLANLTVSSPDIVDDAVAAYRYSDVDSLQLISFDSEEEAYEPRVEDKKAANCEVFWLPAGQTIGETVSKTAMTIMTSAPTKRRSGESSDRELSVLVPTYNNGRHLIHKCFNSLYRGSAFERSQIIIVDDGSTDVKTKACVDLLEARFPNVQVYRFPEGGSGSASRPRNKGLELVETPYVTYLDPDNEEVRDSYDFLLEACQEQEADFAIGNMLRMKSKIATVNNARHLRNALAKAPTMNGHNRELLEQLKFQPMSIQALVARSDWLKSLRLEQPVGAVGQDSYFFQQMIFYARKIFITTRPVHVYYGAVTNSTVNSISPKFYRKYLILEEARTKWLREVGLFDAYVRTRFKTFFKGWYLDKLSFVAPEERGECVAIVQQITEMYGAEVAEDPEIVELLDRALND from the coding sequence ATGAAAAAGTCAGCGGTAACAAATCAGCTAAAACGAATTAAGGTTCTGCGCGCGTCAGTGCAGAAGGCGCAAAACGATTTGAAAAAATTGCGCGAGTTTACTGCGGGAGTCGTCTTCCGGGATGCCGTAAACGGGCGGCATGACTTTTTCAGGCCATCTATCGACCGTAAAGCGTATATGGGTCGCTGGGAGCACTATCGCCCGGGTACCGAAGAACGGATTCAAACCCTTCTTGAGAACGCGGCCAAGTTGCCTAAGTCTAATGGCCAGCGCTGGGACAATAAACGAAAAGTCCGAATTGGACTTGTCGCCGACACATTTCTCTACGAATCCCTAGAACCGGCCGCGAACTTTGTACCGCTAACCCCGTCGAATTACGAGACGGAACTCGAACGGGTCGACCTACTGCTTGTTGTTTCCACGTGGCGAGGACTAGATGGCGAATGGCATGGGGCGGCTATGAAGTCCTCGCCCAAGCGTAAGTTGATTGAATTCGAGCTTATCCCGCTTGCAAAAGATAAGGGGATCCCCGTTGCTTTTTATTCGAAGGAGGATCCACCGAACTATGATCGCTTTATTAGCCTCGCGAAGAAGGCTGATGTCGTATTCACTAGCGCTATCGAGAAAATAGATGACTACCGTGATGATTTGAATCGAGATATCCCCGTCTTCCCGTTGCGTTTTGGGGTTAATTACGAAAAGCATAACCCCTTAGGATGCATGCGTCATCAGGGACGCGAGCTAGTTTTTGCAGGTTCGTGGATGGGGCATAAGTACGAGGAACGTACCAAGGCAGCGATGGAGATATTCCAGGGCGTTAATGACTCCGAATCATCTCTCACCATTGTGGATCGAAATTTGAATCTCGATCCAAAAAAGTTTTCTGATCCCGATCGCTACTTATATCCCGAGGTCTACTTGCCCAATCTCCATGGGCCCTTAGAGCACGATGAAGTTTTGACTCTGCAGAAACTTCTTCCTCTCGGTCTGAATCTAAATTCCGTCATCGGCAGCCAGACGATGTTTGCGAATCGTGTGGTTGAGCTGTTAGCGATGGGCACCCTGGTGCTGTCAAACTACAGTGTCGGCGTCAATTCCCTGTATCCGTATGTGGCCCAGCTTCATTCTTCAGATGACACAACTCGCTTTATTGATGCGCTAACGCCCGAGTACATCAGGTACTGCCAGGTTGAGGGGATCAGAGACGTCTTTAATAACGACACTGCCTTTGACCGTATAGACGAAATACTTGCGGCGGTCGGTCTCACAGGTGAGAAAGCAACCCACAGAATTTTGGTTGTTGCCGACAGTAAAGAAAGCTTCGAAAGGTTCTCAGCAAGCCAAGCTACTGAACGACCTCTGTCTTATGTGCCGACCAACGAAGCGGAAGCTATTGTCGGTTCGGCAGACGGAGATCTAGTCATCAATCTCGCGAATCTTACTGTGAGTAGTCCAGATATCGTCGATGATGCTGTGGCCGCCTACAGGTACTCGGATGTCGACAGTTTGCAACTCATTTCTTTTGATAGCGAAGAGGAGGCCTACGAACCGCGAGTAGAGGACAAGAAGGCCGCTAATTGCGAAGTTTTCTGGCTGCCAGCCGGTCAAACGATAGGGGAAACCGTCAGCAAGACTGCCATGACTATCATGACGAGCGCTCCCACCAAGCGGCGGAGCGGTGAATCGTCCGATCGGGAGCTTTCGGTTCTTGTGCCCACTTACAATAATGGTCGGCACCTAATTCACAAGTGCTTCAACTCACTTTATAGGGGCAGTGCATTCGAGCGGTCTCAGATAATCATCGTTGATGATGGGTCAACAGACGTAAAAACGAAGGCATGTGTTGATCTGTTAGAAGCTCGTTTTCCTAATGTGCAGGTCTACCGGTTCCCAGAAGGGGGATCAGGAAGCGCCTCAAGGCCTCGAAATAAAGGGCTCGAACTTGTAGAGACACCGTATGTCACTTATCTCGACCCTGATAATGAGGAAGTACGAGACTCGTATGACTTCCTTCTTGAAGCTTGTCAAGAGCAAGAAGCTGATTTTGCCATCGGCAATATGTTGAGGATGAAGAGCAAAATCGCGACCGTAAACAATGCGCGGCATCTTCGAAACGCTCTAGCCAAGGCGCCGACGATGAACGGACATAATCGGGAATTGCTCGAGCAGTTGAAATTTCAACCAATGAGTATTCAAGCACTAGTGGCCCGTAGTGATTGGTTGAAATCATTGAGGCTCGAGCAGCCTGTAGGTGCAGTCGGCCAGGACTCGTACTTCTTTCAGCAGATGATTTTCTATGCTCGAAAAATCTTCATCACAACTCGGCCGGTGCACGTCTACTACGGTGCAGTGACCAACTCCACGGTAAATTCGATTTCCCCCAAGTTCTATAGAAAGTACCTGATCTTGGAGGAGGCCCGGACAAAATGGTTGCGTGAAGTGGGACTATTTGATGCGTACGTCCGAACACGCTTCAAGACGTTCTTTAAGGGGTGGTATCTGGACAAACTGAGCTTTGTTGCTCCTGAGGAGCGCGGTGAGTGTGTGGCGATTGTGCAGCAAATTACCGAGATGTATGGTGCTGAAGTTGCCGAGGACCCTGAAATCGTAGAACTCTTGGATAGAGCGTTGAATGACTAA